In Acidimicrobiia bacterium, a single genomic region encodes these proteins:
- a CDS encoding CinA family protein, with product VGTMIVAVRTPDGAAARTLRMPGDRERVRTYTTTAALHLARLAVQGAWWRDDRENIWVRR from the coding sequence GGTCGGCACCATGATCGTCGCGGTCCGCACACCCGACGGAGCGGCCGCCAGGACCCTGCGGATGCCGGGGGACCGGGAACGGGTGCGGACGTACACGACGACGGCTGCGCTCCACCTCGCCCGGCTCGCCGTTCAGGGTGCATGGTGGCGGGACGATCGGGAGAACATCTGGGTGCGCCGGTGA